A genomic stretch from Kovacikia minuta CCNUW1 includes:
- a CDS encoding DUF6544 family protein produces the protein MMLKLQEVIVVKTIIISIGILLVLVFLSLVILQIKNRQDVNRIEQTLQSDTHPQQLFTKEMIAELPTPVQRYFFHAIAPGTPLPTVVKLDLGGQFRLAQDKPWLPMQSQEILTRSGFVWKATIGRGLSQFQGADYYFRRLGRMQFAILGLVPVVDAHDPDTARSAIGRLVAELMWLPSALLPQQGVQWSAIDNHTIQAQIKVDDEPVTLTFVIDADGRVLESYAPRWGITKDGSWTSIPMGGKCHAEGTFSGFTIPTQVGAGWGFGSAEYFEFFQASIQQAIYS, from the coding sequence ATGATGCTGAAATTGCAGGAGGTTATTGTGGTCAAAACAATCATTATTAGCATTGGTATTCTGCTGGTGTTAGTTTTCTTGAGTTTGGTGATTCTGCAAATCAAAAACAGGCAGGATGTAAACCGAATTGAACAAACGCTGCAATCTGATACACATCCGCAGCAGCTCTTTACAAAAGAAATGATCGCAGAATTGCCGACTCCCGTTCAGCGCTATTTCTTTCATGCGATCGCTCCCGGAACACCTCTCCCCACCGTTGTTAAACTCGATCTGGGCGGACAGTTCAGGCTGGCTCAAGACAAGCCCTGGTTACCCATGCAATCACAGGAAATTTTGACCCGCAGTGGATTCGTTTGGAAAGCGACCATCGGGAGGGGATTATCCCAATTCCAGGGTGCAGATTATTACTTCCGTCGATTGGGACGGATGCAGTTTGCAATTTTAGGACTTGTGCCTGTTGTAGATGCGCATGATCCTGACACAGCCCGTTCCGCGATCGGAAGACTGGTGGCAGAATTGATGTGGTTGCCCTCTGCCCTGTTGCCCCAGCAAGGCGTACAGTGGAGCGCCATTGATAATCACACGATCCAGGCTCAGATAAAGGTGGATGATGAGCCAGTGACACTGACCTTTGTAATTGATGCCGACGGTAGGGTATTAGAAAGCTATGCACCACGCTGGGGCATCACGAAAGATGGCAGTTGGACGTCTATTCCAATGGGGGGCAAATGCCATGCAGAAGGCACCTTTAGTGGTTTTACAATTCCCACCCAGGTGGGTGCTGGTTGGGGGTTTGGTAGTGCCGAATATTTTGAGTTTTTTCAAGCATCCATTCAGCAGGCAATTTATTCGTAG
- the pstC gene encoding phosphate ABC transporter permease subunit PstC has product MTSTQFEHGFDPQERASLDKRLSEGLKEKLIEAALFACGFVSILTTFGIIAIIFRVTFEFFQQVSLAEFFLDTKWTPLFADRHFGVWPLINGTFLTTAIAMVVAVPLGLASAIYLAEYAKPKVAAVLRPAVELLAGVPTVVYGYFALLFITPLLRNFLPLEIFNALSAGLMMGIMITPTVGSISLDSIRAVPRSLREGSYALGLTKLETIVKVVLPAALSGIAASIILGISRAVGETMTVLIAAGQQPRLTLNPLESISTMTAYMAQISGGDSPRGSVNFKTLYAVGAVLFLITLALNIVSHWITNRLKEKYD; this is encoded by the coding sequence ATGACGAGTACTCAATTTGAACATGGCTTTGATCCACAGGAGCGGGCGTCACTGGATAAACGCCTATCGGAAGGACTGAAGGAAAAGCTGATTGAAGCTGCCCTGTTTGCCTGTGGATTCGTTTCAATTTTGACTACATTTGGAATTATCGCGATTATTTTTCGCGTTACGTTTGAGTTCTTTCAGCAGGTGTCACTGGCAGAATTCTTCCTAGATACAAAGTGGACACCGCTGTTTGCCGATCGCCACTTTGGGGTGTGGCCGCTGATCAATGGCACTTTTTTAACCACCGCGATCGCAATGGTGGTAGCGGTTCCGTTGGGGTTGGCCTCTGCAATTTATCTGGCGGAGTATGCCAAACCCAAAGTTGCCGCAGTTTTGCGCCCAGCGGTGGAACTGCTGGCGGGGGTGCCCACGGTTGTCTATGGCTATTTTGCGTTGCTGTTTATTACACCACTGCTGCGTAACTTCTTGCCACTCGAAATTTTCAATGCCCTGAGCGCCGGGTTAATGATGGGAATCATGATTACGCCAACGGTCGGTTCCATTAGTCTGGATTCCATTCGAGCAGTACCGCGATCGCTGCGGGAAGGCTCCTACGCCCTGGGTTTAACTAAACTGGAAACCATTGTCAAAGTAGTGTTGCCCGCTGCCCTATCGGGGATTGCTGCCTCAATTATTTTAGGGATTTCCAGAGCTGTTGGCGAAACAATGACGGTGTTGATCGCCGCCGGACAACAGCCCCGGTTGACCCTCAACCCGCTGGAATCCATTTCAACCATGACTGCCTACATGGCACAGATTTCAGGTGGCGACAGTCCCCGTGGCAGTGTGAACTTTAAGACGCTCTACGCTGTGGGTGCAGTGCTGTTTTTGATTACATTAGCCCTGAATATTGTTAGCCACTGGATCACGAATCGCCTCAAGGAAAAATACGATTAA
- a CDS encoding YidH family protein translates to MQLLSKLAQSTSNKPAPLSPDRVRDHLANERTYLAWMRSAIALIGFGVLVVRLRILRLSFPHAPGSGWRVGLLFAVVGFLTIVLSVPHYFSTRNTIETNTYQPPDRWIFLFSSAVLLLGAGVIYYVFAIPFELSGQVLIE, encoded by the coding sequence ATGCAATTACTTTCGAAATTGGCTCAATCAACCTCCAATAAACCAGCCCCGCTCAGTCCCGATCGGGTTCGAGATCATCTTGCCAATGAAAGAACCTATCTGGCGTGGATGCGGAGTGCGATCGCATTGATTGGGTTTGGAGTGCTGGTTGTGCGCCTGCGAATTCTGCGGCTTTCCTTTCCCCATGCACCCGGAAGTGGATGGCGGGTCGGGTTGCTGTTTGCCGTGGTTGGGTTTTTGACGATCGTTCTCTCGGTGCCCCATTACTTTTCCACACGCAACACGATCGAAACCAACACTTACCAACCCCCCGATCGCTGGATATTTCTATTCAGTTCGGCAGTATTGCTTCTGGGAGCAGGAGTCATCTACTATGTGTTTGCAATTCCGTTTGAATTATCTGGTCAGGTGCTGATTGAGTAA
- the pstA gene encoding phosphate ABC transporter permease PstA, which produces MTTSFSSPDFQDTTTAGFAPNIDRREWISKVAEYVFLTGLLLGLFVLALLLFDILGDGLARFLTPGFMTETPSRFPNLGGIRPAIVSSLLLGLLVIVVAVPIGVGAALYLEEYAPQNWWTALIEINISNLAGVPSIVYGLLGLGVFNYLLGFGPALISGALTLALLSLPVIIVTAREAVRAVPDSLRHASLGLGVTKWQTIQHHVLPYAIPGILTGVIISVSRAIGDAACLIVVGAVSFLTFNPGLFQRFMALPIQIYTYITRPEPGFSNAAAATIIVLLLVILALNGTAIYIRQRFSNLI; this is translated from the coding sequence ATGACTACTTCGTTTTCATCCCCAGATTTTCAGGACACGACCACGGCAGGATTTGCACCCAATATCGATCGCCGCGAATGGATTAGCAAAGTTGCTGAGTATGTTTTTCTAACGGGCTTGCTGCTGGGGTTATTTGTGCTGGCACTGCTGTTATTTGATATTTTGGGGGATGGCTTGGCACGGTTTTTGACCCCAGGATTTATGACTGAAACGCCTTCCCGGTTTCCTAATCTGGGTGGGATTCGTCCTGCGATCGTCAGTAGTTTACTGTTGGGGTTACTGGTGATTGTAGTTGCCGTTCCCATTGGTGTGGGGGCAGCGCTGTATCTAGAAGAGTACGCGCCTCAAAATTGGTGGACTGCTTTGATTGAAATCAACATCAGTAATCTGGCTGGTGTTCCTTCCATTGTCTATGGGCTGTTAGGTCTGGGTGTTTTCAATTATTTATTGGGGTTTGGCCCTGCCTTAATTTCAGGGGCATTAACGCTGGCTTTGCTATCCTTACCAGTCATTATTGTGACCGCCAGGGAAGCGGTTCGAGCGGTGCCCGATTCCTTGCGCCATGCTTCTTTGGGATTAGGCGTAACGAAGTGGCAAACGATTCAACACCATGTCCTGCCCTATGCCATTCCGGGAATTTTGACGGGTGTGATTATTTCAGTTTCGCGGGCGATCGGGGATGCTGCCTGCTTAATTGTCGTTGGAGCGGTCAGTTTTCTCACCTTCAATCCCGGTTTATTCCAGCGCTTCATGGCGTTGCCGATTCAAATTTACACCTACATTACCCGTCCTGAGCCAGGCTTTTCCAATGCGGCAGCGGCAACCATTATCGTGCTGCTCCTGGTGATTCTGGCTCTAAATGGCACAGCAATTTATATCCGGCAACGCTTCTCAAATTTGATCTGA
- a CDS encoding VOC family protein, with amino-acid sequence MQLNPYLFFNGQCAEAFKFYEQCLGGKITAIMTYAESPETSMTDQMSPEWRNKIMHASMKLGDQELMGSDSPPQYYEAAKGFSVSLSLNDVGEAERIFHTLAENGKVQMPLEKTFWAERFGMVVDQFGTPWMINCDQGAG; translated from the coding sequence ATGCAATTAAACCCTTATCTGTTCTTTAACGGTCAATGTGCAGAAGCGTTTAAGTTTTACGAACAATGTTTGGGTGGCAAAATCACAGCCATAATGACCTACGCAGAGTCACCAGAAACATCCATGACGGATCAAATGTCCCCTGAATGGCGCAACAAGATCATGCATGCCAGTATGAAGTTGGGTGACCAGGAATTGATGGGTTCTGACAGTCCACCACAATATTATGAAGCAGCAAAAGGGTTTTCCGTCTCGCTGAGCCTGAACGATGTGGGCGAAGCAGAACGGATCTTTCACACCCTGGCAGAAAACGGGAAGGTGCAGATGCCCCTCGAAAAAACCTTCTGGGCGGAACGGTTTGGGATGGTCGTCGATCAATTTGGCACCCCGTGGATGATCAACTGCGACCAGGGTGCTGGATGA
- a CDS encoding NIL domain-containing protein, with protein sequence MNQARVRLYLLPSYQQEPVISDLVRKHRLTVNITGAQLGQPSNSSAWTDSDSSGWIDLELQGSNQQITNGLAFLASLHLKVVGKPNVMGDSWHY encoded by the coding sequence ATGAATCAGGCACGTGTAAGGCTCTACCTCCTACCCAGTTATCAGCAAGAACCTGTTATTTCTGATTTAGTTCGAAAGCATCGGCTAACCGTTAACATTACTGGCGCACAGTTGGGTCAGCCGAGCAACTCATCCGCGTGGACTGATTCAGATTCATCAGGCTGGATTGATTTAGAACTGCAAGGCTCGAATCAGCAAATCACCAATGGATTAGCATTTTTGGCATCCCTGCACCTGAAGGTGGTAGGCAAACCCAATGTCATGGGCGATAGCTGGCACTACTAA